A stretch of the Prochlorococcus marinus str. MIT 0918 genome encodes the following:
- the gloB gene encoding hydroxyacylglutathione hydrolase — MERKYKDFIIHPIPVLKDNIIWIWVKGDKAVVVDPAISKPVIEWLNNRNLKLISVLQTHHHDDHIGGTQELLKTWPKSSVIAAKADIGRIPFQTQSVIDNETVHLLEQEIKVIEVPGHTRYHICYYLPGSLDLKINPVLFCGDTLFSGGCGRLFEGSALDMFNSLRKIKNLPEYTKIYCAHEYTKANLEWAVQIKPEDIFIKKRLKEVCKLRSKGLITLPTNLSIERKTNLFIRAKTSKELGELRSHKDNWKG, encoded by the coding sequence ATGGAAAGAAAATACAAAGATTTCATAATTCATCCTATCCCTGTACTTAAAGACAACATTATATGGATTTGGGTAAAAGGGGATAAAGCTGTAGTGGTAGACCCAGCAATTTCGAAGCCAGTAATAGAATGGTTAAATAATAGGAATCTAAAATTAATATCAGTACTGCAAACCCATCATCATGACGATCATATTGGCGGTACTCAAGAACTTCTAAAAACATGGCCTAAAAGTTCTGTAATAGCAGCCAAAGCCGATATAGGGAGAATTCCCTTTCAAACACAATCAGTAATAGACAACGAAACTGTTCATTTATTAGAACAAGAAATAAAAGTCATTGAAGTCCCAGGACATACTAGGTATCATATTTGTTACTACTTACCTGGATCACTAGATTTAAAAATAAACCCTGTTCTATTTTGTGGTGACACATTATTTAGCGGAGGGTGTGGACGCTTATTTGAGGGTTCGGCTTTAGACATGTTTAATTCTCTAAGGAAAATAAAAAACCTTCCTGAATACACAAAAATTTATTGCGCTCATGAATACACAAAAGCAAATCTTGAATGGGCAGTACAGATAAAACCAGAGGATATTTTTATAAAGAAAAGATTAAAAGAAGTATGTAAATTAAGATCAAAAGGATTAATTACATTACCTACTAACCTTTCAATTGAAAGAAAGACTAATTTATTTATAAGAGCTAAGACATCTAAAGAATTAGGAGAATTGCGTTCACACAAGGATAACTGGAAAGGATAA
- a CDS encoding carboxysome peptide A → MLICKVVKPLVSTNRIPGFEHRHLQVVLDGSSKKVAVDAVGCKPDDWVICVGSSAAREAAGSKSYPSDLTIVGIIDHWDPDSSNPSVGGEK, encoded by the coding sequence ATGTTGATTTGTAAAGTTGTTAAACCATTAGTATCCACTAATAGGATACCTGGGTTTGAACATAGGCATCTTCAGGTTGTTTTAGATGGCAGTTCTAAAAAAGTTGCAGTAGATGCAGTTGGTTGTAAACCTGATGATTGGGTGATTTGTGTAGGTAGTTCTGCTGCTAGAGAAGCTGCAGGCAGCAAATCTTACCCAAGTGATCTCACAATAGTTGGCATAATTGATCATTGGGATCCTGATTCTTCTAATCCTTCTGTAGGAGGTGAAAAATAA
- a CDS encoding 4a-hydroxytetrahydrobiopterin dehydratase, with amino-acid sequence MNKWKEKARPISMERRFEFSTYELTRDFLDRLGTLCEERNRFPDISFGKTYVNLTLKPEEDNNNKFTNKDREFAIAIDALEN; translated from the coding sequence ATGAATAAATGGAAAGAAAAAGCCAGGCCTATAAGTATGGAAAGAAGGTTTGAATTTTCTACTTATGAATTGACAAGAGATTTTTTAGATCGATTAGGAACATTATGTGAAGAAAGGAATCGATTCCCTGATATCAGTTTTGGAAAAACATATGTTAATTTAACTTTGAAACCAGAAGAAGATAATAATAATAAGTTTACTAATAAAGATAGGGAGTTTGCTATTGCAATCGATGCATTAGAAAACTAA
- a CDS encoding DUF3136 domain-containing protein, translating into MSAAKLTIGELEAGYPLYCKALRRLILLGRTPKEIERTVCWGHLETLNRCLPGRYKAPAYLMALIKRDIAEGKD; encoded by the coding sequence ATGTCCGCAGCCAAGCTGACAATTGGCGAACTGGAGGCAGGATACCCCCTCTACTGCAAAGCTCTTAGGCGCCTCATCCTACTAGGACGAACACCTAAAGAGATTGAAAGGACAGTGTGCTGGGGGCATCTTGAAACTCTTAACAGGTGCCTCCCAGGCCGCTACAAAGCTCCTGCATATTTGATGGCATTAATCAAAAGAGATATTGCCGAAGGAAAAGATTAA
- a CDS encoding BMC domain-containing protein: protein MTSSNSPKNFQQKKTIKSGDASKQIIDVDAAGSSNPKKNSSQSKTLKSNSLSNSGSPKDPLGQKNTKPGFREITGIALGMIETRGMVPAIEAADAMTKAAEVNLIAKEYVGGGYVSVLVRGETGAVNASVRAGADACERVGDGLVAAHIIARPHSEVEPVLKVSGAKRRL from the coding sequence ATGACTTCTTCTAATTCTCCTAAAAACTTTCAGCAAAAGAAAACCATTAAGAGTGGTGATGCTTCAAAGCAAATCATTGATGTAGATGCCGCCGGATCGAGCAATCCTAAGAAAAATTCATCTCAATCTAAAACTTTAAAATCAAATTCACTTTCAAATAGTGGTTCTCCTAAAGATCCTTTAGGCCAAAAAAATACTAAACCTGGATTTAGAGAGATAACTGGAATTGCTTTGGGGATGATAGAAACACGTGGAATGGTTCCAGCCATTGAAGCGGCTGATGCTATGACAAAAGCTGCAGAAGTTAATTTAATTGCAAAAGAATATGTAGGAGGTGGTTATGTAAGTGTTTTGGTTAGAGGAGAAACAGGTGCTGTAAATGCTTCAGTTCGTGCAGGTGCTGATGCATGTGAACGGGTTGGAGATGGTTTAGTGGCTGCTCATATAATCGCTAGACCTCATTCAGAAGTAGAGCCTGTTCTGAAAGTGAGCGGTGCTAAAAGACGATTATGA
- a CDS encoding RidA family protein translates to MPSLKKAIQTNSAPAPVGPYNQAVLVNGWLYCSGQIALDPSTGEMLGNGNIEEETNQVLNNLFAVLKASGAKSSNVVRTTIYLTNLKDFNKVNKIYSNYFEEGVSPARACVEVSALPKGALVEIDCVAWID, encoded by the coding sequence ATGCCTTCTTTAAAAAAAGCAATTCAAACAAACTCTGCTCCTGCTCCAGTAGGACCATACAATCAGGCTGTTCTTGTTAATGGTTGGCTTTATTGCTCTGGACAAATTGCCTTAGACCCATCTACTGGAGAGATGTTAGGCAATGGCAATATAGAAGAAGAAACTAATCAAGTACTAAATAATCTTTTTGCAGTTCTAAAGGCAAGTGGAGCTAAATCTTCAAACGTTGTTAGGACAACAATTTATTTAACTAATTTAAAAGACTTTAATAAAGTAAACAAAATTTATTCTAATTATTTCGAAGAAGGAGTAAGTCCCGCCAGAGCTTGTGTAGAGGTATCTGCGCTGCCAAAAGGTGCTCTTGTTGAAATTGATTGCGTAGCCTGGATTGATTAA
- a CDS encoding carboxysome peptide B, which produces MEIMQVMGRLVCTQRVAGLGHMHLRILQNNKGKKLVAVDPVGAREGNWVFTSSGSAARFACPDPSTQTDLTIGGIIDFWSPDG; this is translated from the coding sequence ATGGAAATCATGCAGGTTATGGGTCGTTTGGTTTGCACTCAACGAGTAGCAGGATTAGGACATATGCATTTACGTATTTTGCAAAATAATAAAGGAAAAAAACTTGTTGCGGTTGATCCAGTAGGGGCACGTGAAGGTAACTGGGTCTTCACTTCAAGTGGTTCTGCTGCAAGGTTTGCATGCCCAGATCCAAGTACTCAAACAGATTTAACAATTGGCGGAATAATTGATTTTTGGAGCCCTGATGGATAG